A segment of the Streptomyces sp. NBC_00091 genome:
GCCCGTGCAGAGTGGTGTTCACCGCGATGACGCCCAGCGTGTGGGTCCGGCGGGTGGCCAGAGCCCGGGCCGCCGAGTTGCGGCGGTACCCCAGCTGCTCGATGACCTGAGTCACCGCGGCCCGGGTCTTGGCGCTGACGTTCGGGTGGTCGCTGAGCACCCGCGAAACGGTCTGATGGGACACGCCGGCGACGCGCGCGACGTCCGTCATCGTGGGCGCTCGCGAGACGTCCGGGAGCTGGGTCAACTCTCTTCCTTTCCTCATCGAGCGGCCTTCCCTCAAGGTACCGAACCAGCCGCGGCCCGCACACATCTCGGACCGACCGGAAGATTGTCGACCAGGTATAGATGTTGGCGTTCACATTATGCAGCGTTGATCGCATGTTGTGGGCAGGAATCTTCTCGTACCTCTTGAGATTGCCGCTTGTTAGCGCTCACAATCTGATCGGGGCGGCTGAGGTAGGCCAGCTGTGATGCCTGGAGCGGCCCCCGATCAGTCCAGCCCACTCATGCGCGGCCGCGGGGCCTGCCGGACGCCGGTCCCGGAGAAGCCGGCCGCGCATGCCGGAGAGACGGTGAGAGCGCAGTGAGCGAGACCTTCCTGGGGGACCTCCGTCGCGAGGTCCTCGCGGCCAACCTGCGCATCCCGGAGGCCGGTCTGGCCACCCTCACCTGGGGAAACGTCAGCGGAGTGGACCGAGGCGCCGGCGTCTTCGTCATCAAGCCGTCCGGGGTCTCCTACGCCGACCTCGCAGAGGAGGACCTGGTGGTGGTGGCACTGGAGGACGGGCGGGTCGTCGAGGGGCACCTCAGGCCGTCCACCGACACCGAAACCCATCGGTGCCTCTACCGGGCCTTCCCCTCCATCGGCGGCGTCACCCACACGCACTCGACGCACGCCGTCGCCTTCGCCCAGGCGCGCCGCCCGATCCCCGTACTCGGCACGACGCACGCCGACACCTTCAACGGGCCGGTCCCCGTGACGGAGGACCTCACCGCCGAGCAGTGCGCGCGGGACTACGAGTACAACACCGGACAGGTGATCGTCGCCCGGCTCGACGGCGACCCCCGGCGGGCCGACGAGGTCCCCGGAGCGCTCGTGTCACGACACGGACCCTTCACTTGGGGCGCCACCGCGAAGGCGGCGCTGGAGAACGCCATCGTCTGCGAGGCCGTGGCGGAGATGGCGCTGCACACGCTGGCACTGGGGTCCCGCCTCGGGGAAGCCTCCGAACCGCCGAAGCACCTGCTGGAGCGGCACTTCACCCGTAAGCACGGACCGGATGCCTATTACGGCAACGCTCCTCACGCCCCGGGCGTCTGAAGTCGCGCACCGGCTCGGGAGGTGGCGACCTGTTCTCGGATCAAGGGGGCGGTCAACTACCGGTTCCGGACCGTGACTTGACGTGTCCGTCAGGCGCCGGCCTCGCGCTGGCCGTCGGCGGCCTGTCCACGACCGCCCTGACCGTTCCGGTCGCGGCTGCCGCCACCGCGGCAGCCGCTGCCGGCACACCTGTACGGGTCAACCAGCTCGGCTACCTGCCCGACGGCCCCAAGCGGGCCACCGTGGCCGGCTCCGCGACCGCCCCGCTCGCCTGGCAACTGCGCGACGCCTCCGCCTCGGGTGCCACCACGGTGCGCGGGTCCGACCAGGCGTCCGGCCAGTCCACGCACCTGGTGGACTTCGGCGCGTACACCGGCACCGGCACCGGCTTCACCCTGGTCGTCGACGGCCAGAGCAGCCACCCCTTCGACATCTCCGCATCGCTGTACGACGGACTGCGCGCCGACAGCATGTCGTTCTTCTACCAGCAGCGCAGCGGTATTGCGATCGACGCGACTCTGGCGGGCGGCAGCGCCTACGCCCGCCCCGCCGGGCACCTGGGCGTCGCCCCGAACAAGGGCGACACCGGCGTCCCCTGCCAGGCCGGGGTGTGCGACTAACTACCAACTGGACGTGCGCGGTGGCTGGTACGACGCGGGCGACCAAGGCAAGTACGTGGTCAACGGCGGCATCTCCGTCTGGGAGATGGTCAACTCCTTCGAGCGGGCCCGCCGTTCGGGCAGCGAAGCGGCGCTCGGCGACGCGACGCTGCGGGTGCCGGAGCGCGGCAACGGGACGCCGGACGTGCTGGACGAGGCCCGCTGGGAGCTGGAGTTCTTGCTGCGGATGCAGGTCCCGGCCGAGAAGCCGATGGCCGGGATGGCCTTCCACAAGATACACGACGCCAAGTGGACTGCCCTGCCGACCCGGCCCGAACTCGATGCCGAACAGCGTGAGTTGCACAAGCCGTCGACCGCCGCGACGCTGAACCTGGCGGCCTCGGCCGCGCAGTGTGCCCGGGTGTACGCGAGCCGTACGACGCCGCGTTCGCCGCGCGCTGCCTGGACGCGGCCCGCCGCGCCTGGACGGCTGCCAAGGTCAACCCGAACGTGCTTGCTCTCGCGACCGACAACGCCGGCGGCCGTGCGTACGAGGACGCCGACGTCTCCGACGAGTTCTACTGGGCGGCGGTGGAACTCCTGGCCACCACCGGCGAGTCGCAGTACCGGGACGCCGTCGCCTCCTCTGCGCACCACACCAAGTCCGTCGACGGATTCTGGTGGGGCGGCACCGCGACGCCCGGCCGGATCACCCTCGCCACCGTCCCCGGCGTGGCCCTGCCCGCCGACGACGTGGCCCGGCTCCGCGGCCTGCTGACCACGGCCGCCGATGGCCACCTGTCCACCATGGCCGGACAGGGCTACGCGGTGTCGCTCCCCGCCACCGGGTACGTGTGGGGCTCCAACAGCTCCGTCACCAACAACGCGATCGTGCTGGCCGTCGCATACGAGCTCACCGGTCAACAACGGTACCGGGCAGGAGCGTTGGAGTCCCTGGACTACCTGCTCGGCCGGAACGCACTCGACCTCTCCTACGTCACCGGCTACGGCGATCGTTACCCCGCGAACCAGCACCACCGGTTCTGGGCACACCAGAACGACGCCTCGCTGCCGCACCCGCCGGCCGGATCCTTCGCGGGCGGACCGAACGCGGGGCTGGAGGACCCGGTGGCCAAGGAGAAGCTCGCGGGCTGCGCACCGGCGGCGTGCTACGTGGACGACGTCGGCTCGTACTGGGCGACGCCGCAGCAGGTTTCGGTCCTCGCCGCGCAGGACCCCGACGCGTCGTCGGGCAGCGCGACGCTCGCGGTCGGTGGTCCTGGCGTGCAGTCGGCGACGTTCACGGCGACGGAGGCGGACGACGACGCTTCGGCGGCCTCCTGCGCGGTGGCGTACCGGATCGACAACGCTTGGGGCAACGGCTTCACGGCGACGGTGACGGTGAAGAACACCGGAACCTCGGCGGTATCCGGGTGGACCATCGGCTGGAGCTTCGCAGGTGACCAGCGGATCACCAACGGCTGGAACGCCACGGTGAGCCAGCCGGGCAGCACGGTCACCGCCCGGGACACCGGATGGAACGGAACACTGGCACCCGGCGGCAGCGTGAGCTTCGGCTTCCAGGCGACGTACTCGGGCACCAACGCCGTGCCGGCGCGCTACACGCTCAACGGAGCACTCTGCTCCTGAACGATCGTCACGTCACGCCCACCCGGCGATGGACGACGGAGTGGAGCCAGGATCGTCCCGGCTCCACTCCATGGCAGGTCGTCAGGTACGGGTCCAGCGCTGGTTGCTGCCGTTCGAGCAGGAGTAGAGCTGGATCAGGGTGCCGTTGGCGGTGTTGTTGCCGGCGGCGTCGAGGCAGAGGCCGGACTGGACTCCGACGATGGATCCGTCGGAGTTGAGGCGCCATTTCTGGTTGTCGCCACCCCAGCAGCTGTAGATCTGGACTTTGGTGCCGTTGCCGGTGCCGGCGGCGTCCAGGCACTTGTTGCCGTAGACCCTGAGCTCGCCTGCGGCGGTGTGCGACCACTGCTGGTTGGTGCGGTTGTTGCAGTCCCACAGGTTGACCTGGGTGCCGTCGGTGGTGCTGGCACCGGGCACGTCCAGGCAGCGGCCCGACCCGACGCCCTTGATCTGTCCAGAACCGGGCGAAGGGGTCGGAGTGGGAGTAGAGGATCCGGCGTTGAGCGCGTTGAGGACGGAGGAGTAGGCGGCCTTCTTGCTGCCGTCACCGTTGAACAGCAGCGGCGAGTGCTCCGGTCGCCAGGAGTCGGTGTCGCGCACCCCCCAGACGGTGATGCCGAGGCAGCGCGGGACGGCCAGGCAGTCGTTGGTCACGTTGGCGTAGGTCGTGGCCGAGGCACCCTGGATGTCGAGTTCGGTGACGGCCACGTCGACGCCGAGGGCTGCAAAACTCTGCAGGGTGGTGCGGAAGTTGCTGTTGTAGGGGCTGTCGCTGTTGAAGTGCGACTGGAAGCCGACGCAGTCGATCGGCACGCCGCGCTGCTTGAAGTCCCGGACCATGGCGTACATGGCCTGGGTTTTGGCCCAGGTCCAGTTCTCGACGTTGTAGTCGTTGTAGCAGAGCTTGGCGGCCGGGTCGGCGGCGCGCGCGGTGCGGAAGGCGACTTCGATCCAGTCGTTGCCGGTGCGCTGCAGGTTGGAGTCGCGCCGGGCTCCTGAAGTGCCGTCCTCGAAGGCCTCGTTCACGACGTCCCACTGGCCGATCTTGCCCTTGTAGTGGGCCATCACGCCGTTGATGTGGTTGGTCATCGCCTGGCGCAGCGTGCTGCCGCTGAGGCTCTGCATCCAGCCGGGCTGCTGGGAGTGCCAGGCCAGGGTGTGGCCGCGCACCTGCTTGCCGTTCTGCACCGCCCAGTTGTAGACGCGGTCACCCGCGGCGAAGTTGAACTGGCCACGCTGGGGTTCGGTGGCGTCGATCTTCATCTCGTTCTCGGGCGTCACCGAGTTGAACTCGCGGCCGGCGATCGTCGTGTACGCCGAGTCGCCCAGCCTGCCCGAGGCGATGGCGGTACCGAAGTACCGGCCGCTCTGCGTCGCCGCGCTGCCGAGCGTGCTCTCGGCGGCGTGTGACGTCGGCGCCACCAGCGCGGCGGCCGCACCGAGGACGCCGACGACCAGGGCCGCACACAGGACGCTGGTCTTCCGGCGGATGGTGGGTGGGGGAATGGCTTGTGAGCCCATGAATGAGCCTCCAGAAAGAAATCGCGGAAGGGTTGGATCGCGGCATGGTGAATCCGCGTGAACGACGCCCGCGTCCATGGGAAAGGGACGCTCATGAGCGCGTAGAGATCCGAGGACGGCGCCCGGAACCGGACACGGACGGGCCACACCGCCTCGGCCATCAGTCTGGAAACCCCGCCGAAACAAGTCAAGAGTTTCGAAAGCATTTCGAGAATCTGTCTCTCGGGGGCGCTTAGTGGTCCCTTTTCATTGAGTGGTCCTCATCGAAAGTATTTCGATGAGGACCATTCAATCGGGATCTGGCGGAAAGCTGTAAACGAGCATTTCCTTCAGTCGGCATCGCCGGGAATGGCCGCCTGGTCACGGCGGCCTCGGTCAGCGCACGACCGTGTTGAACCCCAGTGCGGGATTGGCGTTCCGGACGAGGGACTTGGCCTGCTCCGGCCACCACACGCCGGCCGCGGGATCGACGATGCCGTACTCCGGGTCGATGGTGCCGCCCGGGATGCCGCGGTTGCACTGGCCGTCGGACTGGCCGACGGTCTTGATCCACAGGTAGGCGTCCACGAGCGGGACGCCGGTGTTCGCGGTCGGCCGGTCGCCGACGCCGCGACCCGGGGCGTTGCACCAGGTTTGCGGGTCGCCGCTGTACTTGCCCGCGGGCGGGGTACCGACGTTCTGCTGGAACCAGCGGTCGGTCCAGTGCCACGTGGACGGATCGTCCACGTTCACGGAGTTTCCCGGCTGCCCGTCGTTCGGTGCTGCGGGTGAGTAGTACTGGCTCGCGCACCAGTCGGCGTGCCCCCTGGCCCAGTCCGGGCCTTTGGTGGCGAACCACAGGCACTGGGAGACCCAGGTGCCGTAGTGGGTGGACAGGCCGGTGGCCAGATAGTTGGAGACGTTCAGCGAGAAGCCCTGGGTGCGGGTGACGCCGGCCTGGAGGAGGCGTTGTGCGATGTCGCCGACGCTGCGCCAGTGGCTGTTGCCGGCGTCCAGGTAGACGACGCTGTTCGGCTGCTGCCCCAGGGCGTCGATCGCGTGGTTGAGGTCGGCGAAGCGTCCTGTGGTGATCGCGCCGGTGGGGTCGCTGCCGGGACCGCAGTCGGAGGAGAGGTTGGCCAGCCCGTCCGGTTCGAGGATGACGACGGCCTTGCTGCGGCCGAGCCCCCGGGCGAAGGCGCTGATCCAGGCCTGGTACTCGGCGTCCGACTGCGCACCGCCGGAGGAATACTGGGAGCAGTCGCGCAGCGGGATGTTGTAGGCCACCAGGACGGGAACCGTCCGGGTTCGCTCGGCGCGGCGCACCAGGTCGCGTACGCGGGATTCGACCTGCTCCGGGGTGCCGGCGGTGAACCAGGCAGCCTCTGGCCAACTAGCTGGCTTCGCCATGGACTTGGCGCCCTCGAAGTCCCGGTGAAGGAAGTCGGTGACGGCCTGGTGGGCTGCGTCGCTGTCGGGATCGACGTGGAAGCGGGTGTTCGTCGCAAGCGTGTGGGAGTCCGGCGCGGAGCTCGCCTCGGCAGAGGCCGGGGCGGCGGCGCCGAGGAGCAGTGTGAGTGCGCTCGCTGCCAGGGCTAATCGGTGCAGCGGGATGCGCACGGGGTTCCTTCGGTAGGGGTTCGCCCTTCGGCGAGGGAAGGGGGGTCAGTAGCCGTAGATCATCTTGTAGGCGACCTCCGGCAGGAACTGTCCGGCCGAGGAGTCGGCCCCGACGCCGCAGTTGCCGTCGGACTCGCCGGGGACCTTGATCCACAGCAGCATCTCGGCACCGCCGCCGCGCTGGCTGGGAGTGCCGATCCGGCGGCCTGCGGGGTTGCACCACTGGCCGTTGGAACCGTTGCCGTTGCGGCTGGTGTCGACGACGAACGGCTTGGTGTAGCCGTAGGAGCCCAGGGCGGAGTTGACCGCGTTGCCGTAGGAGGTGTTCTGGTCGGTGGTGAAGTAGTTGGAGACGTTCAGCACGAAGCCGCGTGCCCCGCCGACACCGGCGGCGGCGAGCTGGCGCGCCATGGTCGAGGCGTCGACCCAGCCGGGGTTCCCGGCGTCGAGGTAGACCCAGGTGTTGGGTGCCTTGGCCTTGAACTGGTCGATCGCGTTCTTCAGCATGGCGTTGCGCTCCGCGATCTGAGCAGCCGTCATGCAGCTCTCGTGGCCGAGCGCGTCGGGTTCCAGGACGACCACGGCAGGGCGGTTGCCGATGCCACTGGCGAAGGCGGCGATCCAGGCGTCGTACGCGGCCCGGCTCCCCGCGCCGCCGCCGGAGTGACCGGCGCAGATGTCCCGGTGGGGGATGTTGTACGCGACCAGGATCGGCAGCTTGTCGTAGGAGTCCGCGCGGCCGACGTAGGCGCCGGTTGCCGTGCCGATATCGCCGCTCCAGTTCCCGAACCAGCGGGCTGCCGGGGTGTTGGCGATGGACGTCCGGATCGCCGCCGCCCGCCCGTCGCCGGGGTTCGCGTTGGTCCACCGCAGGGCGGAGTTGTCGGGGTCGGCGTAGAAGCCGCTGGTCATGGTGGTCGGGTCCGCGGCGTACGCCGGGCCGGCACTGATCAGGGCGAGACCGGTGGCGAGGGCACCGGCCAGCAGGACGGATGCGGCTCGGACGGACTTGCGCATGGTTCTTCCTCCGGTGGGGGTGGGGGTGGGGGTGGGGAAGTGGAAGCGCTTCCAGTTTTGGTGTGGGGTCGGATCGCGCTGATGGGATGATTGGGGTCGTCGAGGAGCAGTTCTTCCATGGAGCCGTCACCCAAGCGCATGCCGACCCTCGACGAGGTGGCCGCACGAGCCGGCGTGTCGCGCACGGCGGCCTCCCGGGTGATCAACAACGCCCCGCATGTCAGCCGCGCCAAGCGGGAGGCGGTCCAACGGGCGGTGCGCGAGCTGGATTTCGTGCCCAATCCGTCCGCGCAGGCCCTGGCGACCCGCCGGGTCGGAGCGGTGGTGCTGGCGGTCTCCAGCGACGAGCCGGGGCTGTTCGCGGACCCGTTCTTCGCGGAGGTCATCGTCGGCGTCAGCGCGGCGCTGGAGCAGACCGAACTGGAACTGATCCTGCTGCTGGCCAACACCCCGCGCGGCCGGGAGAGGTTCGAGCGGTTGCTGCGCTCCCGCCGGGCCGACGGCGTCATGCTGATGGCGCTGCGCGGCGACGATCCGCTGGGACGCCTGGGAGAGGAGGTCGATCTCCCCGTCGTCTTCGGCGGACTCCCGCTCACCGGCGAGCCCACGTGGTACGTGGACGCCGACAACCGGGGCGGTGCCCGCCTGGCCGCCGAGCACTTCGCGCGCACGGGCCGCCGACGGCCCGTCATGATCACCGGACAGATGGACGCCAGGGCCGCAGTCACGCGGGAGCAGGGGTTCACCGAGGGGCTGACCTTGTCCGGCCTGCCGCTTCTCGGGGTCGAGCCCGGGCAGTTCACCGAGGACGGCGGCGCGGAGGCGATGGAGCGACTGCTCCGGGCGCACTCCGATCCCGACGCGGTGTTCGCGGCCTCCGACGCGATGGCCATCGGCGCTCTGCGCACCTTGCGGGAACGGGGCCTCCGGGTGCCCGAGGATGTCGCGGTGATCGGCTTCAACGACCTGGCGAGCGCCCGGCACACCAGCCCGCCGCTGACCACGGTCCATCAGCCGGTGCGGGCGCTGGGCCAGGAGATGGCCAGGATGCTGGTCAGTGCCATCGAAGGATACCGCCCCACCCCGCTGATCCTCCCGACCCGCCTGACCGTGCGCGAGTCCGCTCCCGATCTGCCCGCGTCGGCCTGATCAGCGGGCGCTTCCGGCAGGGCCGGCCCGATCTGACGGGAGCGCCTCCCACTCGATTTCCCGTCGCCGCGATCGGCCCGTGGCGATCGGGAGACTCGGCGCCGGGTCAGATGAATCGCCACAGGTGGTCGTTGGCGCCGTTGTCGTCCCAGAGAACGGTATGTGCTCCCTGGGCGGTGGAGGCGCCGGAGACGCCGAGGACGCGGCTGCTGTTGGCGCACTGGATCCTGAAGGTGTCGCCGCCGCCGTGGCGCAGGCGCCACCGGTGGTCGGCGGTGCCGTTGTCCGCCCACTGGACGATCCGGGCGCCGTTGGCGGTGTCGCCGTTCTCCACGGCGAGGACCTTGCCGCTGTGGGAGTTGCGCAGGCGCAGGTGGCCGCCGGTGTCGACTACGGCCGTCCAGAGATGGTCGGCGGTGCCGTTGTCGTCCCACTGGATGGCGAGGCCGCCGTCGGCGGTGGACATGTCCCGCACACCGAGGACCCGCCCGCTGGCGACGTTCTGGATGCGCCTGGCGCCGTCGGGGACGAACTGCCACTGGCCGGCGGGGGCGCCGGTGTCGGGCACCTGTACGGCTGCGGCGCCGTTGGCGGTGGAGCCGCCTTCGATGCCGAGCAGCTTGCCGGTGTGGACGTTCCGAACCTTGTGGTAGCCGTTGCCGGCGTCCACGACGGTCCACCGGTGGTCGGCCGTGCCGGTGTCGGCCCACTGGAGGATCGGGGCGTTGTCGGCGGTGGACATGCCCTGCACGCCGAGGACCTTGCCGCTGTTGACGTTGCGCAGGCGCAGTGCGGCGCCGTCGACGATGAGGACCCAGTTGTGGTCGGTGGTGCCGGTGTCGGTCCACTGCAGAGCGAGGCCCCCGTCGGCGGTCGACATGTCCCGGATGCCGAGGACGAGTCCGCTGGCCGCGTTGACGAGACGGAAGCCGGCGGTGTCGGTCCGCCAGTAGACGGTGTAGTTGAAGCCCTGGGCGTCGTGGAACGGGGCGAGGTCGACCTTCGTTCCGTTGGCGGTGGCCGTGAAGGCGAGGGAGGTGCTGCTGGTCCGGGTGATCGAGGAGGGGGCCAGGGCCGGGAGGGAGGACAGTGTGGTGCTCCCGTAGTTGCCGGCGAGGACGGCGGGGCCGTAGGTGATCGCCGCGACAGCGGGGTTGTCGTTGGCGGCCTGGAGGGCCACGCGCATGGGGAGCTTCACGGTGACGGTGTCGCCGGAGGCCCAGGACCGGGTGAGGGTGGCGTAGGTGCCCGGACTGGCCGTGACGGTCTGGGCGACGCCGTTGACGCTGACGGTGGCGCCCGAAGTCCATCCGGGGATGCGGACGCGCATCGACCAGGTCCCGCCGACGCCGCCGGTGACCTTGAGCGTCGTGGTGTCGTCGGCCGGGTAGGAGGTGGTCTGGGTGACGGTGATGCCTCGCTGGGTCCAGTCCAGGACGGAGGGGAGGAACAGGTTCACGGTGAGGGTGGTGCTGCCGTCGTGGAAGTAGATGGAGTCCATCAGCTTCGTGTTGGACTCGATGCCCGTTCCCTGGCAGCACCAGAACGTGCCGTAGTCGGTGCTCCAGGTGCCGCCGCCCCAGGCCGGGCCCTTGCCGCGGCGGCCGCCCGGGTTGAGGGGGGTGAAGTAGGTGATGTGCCCGTGCGGGTCGGCCGGGTTCTGGGCGCCGATGACGTGGTTGAGCAGCACCTTCTCGTAGAAGTCGAAGTACGACGCCCGGCCGGGGTCCAGCTGCCACAGTTCCCGGGTCAGCTTGAGCATGTTGTAGGAGTTGCAGAGCTCGCAGGTGTCGGGGGCGAGGAAGCCGGAGATGGCGTTCGGGGCCCGGAAGTGTTCCGCCTGGCTGTTGCCGCCGATGGCATACGTGTGCGAGGTGGTGCAGATCCTCCACGCGTTGGCGGCGATGTCGCGGTAGCGGGTCGTCCCGGTGGCCTTGTACTCGCGGACGGCTCCGATCCACTTGGGCACCTGCGTGTTGGCGTGCAGACCGTTCAGTTGGTCCAGGTTCGCGGCGAGGGGGTCGAAGACCGCGGCATGGTCGAACCGCTGGGCGGTGGCCAGCCAGCGTGCGTCGCCGGTCTGTTGGTGGAGGTCGGCCAGCACCTCGTTCATGCCGCCGAACTCGACGCCCATCAACGACTGCATCTTGCTCTGGCTGAGCGCGGCGGTGCGCCGGTCGACCCAGCCGGCGAGCGCGAGGAGCACGTCGCGGGCCTGCGTGTTGCCGATGAGGCGCCACACGTCGAGCAGACCGGCCATGGTCTTGTGGACGCAGTAGTACGGGACGTTGCCGTTGTTCAGCGTGCCTGCTTCGAGGCTGGTGAAGTCGGCCTCGGGGAAGCCCGACAGGTAGCCGGCGGAGAAGCCCGCGGTGGAGTTGTTGGCTTGGCACTTGGCGAGTTCGGCCACCATGCGGTCGGCCTTGTCGCGGCAGGTGGTGTCCCCGACCGCGGCGTAGGCCTGGGCCCATGCCGTGAGGAAGTGGCCCTGCACGTGGGTGCGGAAGGGGAACGCCGGGTCGTCCCATCCTCCGGTCGGGGCCGCGGCGTTGGTGGAGAGCCGGTGGTTGGCGCGGAAGTTGTACAGCAGGCGGTCGACGTCGATGAAGCGGAGATAGGCCAGGGTGCGGTTCTGATTGTCGAGCCAGCGGCTGCTGGTGAGCTGGACCTGACCCAGGTCGAACGGGAACGTCGACACTCCGACGTCGGACCTGACCGGGGGCGTCTGCGCCGTGGCGGAGACGGTGTTCAGTACGGGGCCGACAGCCGCGGCCACGGCCGCGACGCCGGTCGCCTTGATCACGGCGCGGCGGCTTAAGGGGGGAACCGGCATGGCGAACTCCGTGGTCTGTGAGAGATAAGGGCGCCGCGCACAAGGGCTGTTGGGCTTCGACCGGCGGTTGCGAGGTCGGTGCTGCGGCTGCCTGCTGCGCATGAGTGTTAACGCTCACAATTGACGTGTCAATACCTCCGTCGGGCGGTGCCGACAAGGCTGTCCCGCGCACCGCGCGCAGCTGCTCCAGGCGATCGATCCGCTCCGGCGGCGTGCATCGCGGCCAGGTACACCGAGGTCAATGGGGGTCGACTGGGCGGGAGGTGAGGTGCGAGGCGGCAGGTGGCGGACGCGGACCGCCACCTGGTCGCGGCGTCAGTGACGTCAGGGCCTGCCTGGCGGTTCCTGCCGGCTCGGGTACGTGATGTCGAACCACGTGAAGTGGGCTTGGCTGGTGGAGGGGCGGCCGTTGGAGGTGGCGTAGAGGCCCAGCTGGACACTGGTGAACAGCGGGGTGAGGAAGGTGGCTTCGATGGTGGCCAGATCCTCCCAGGCGCCGTTCGGAGCCGCGTGGGCGAAGGTGTGGCTGAAGCCGCGGATGCGGACCCCCAGGCGAACGGGGCCCGGCGGGACGGGAACGCCGGCCAGGATCTCGGGCCCGTGGCGGAGGCTGAGTCCCTCCGTGGTGCGAAGGAAGAGGAGATGGGTGTCGTCGTCGAGGACTACGGCGAGGCCTGCCTCTTCGTCCGGTGCGGCGGGGACGAAGTGCAGTTCGGTGGAGACGTCGCAGTCGGGCTGTTCCTGGGGGCGGGCCAGGAGGGACGGGACGGTGCGTTCGCCGAGGTGTTCGGGGCGGAGCTGGAGGCGGAGTCCGTCGCCGGTGGTCCAGAACCGCGCGGGTGGGGTGCGCAGGGTGCTCCAGTCGGCGGCGAGGGTGGCGAAGTCGTCGTGGAGGGGCCGGCGGAGGTCGGTGTGGTCGACGGGAGAGAAGACCGGCCAGCCGTCGTCCCAGGTGATCCGGCTGAGGAAGGTCTCGCGGCCGAGGGCGGAGCCCGGGCGGACGCCCAGAAGGAAGGCCCGCCAGTCGCCGTACGGGGTTTGGACGAGGTCGGCGTGCCCGGTGCAGGTGACCGGCCCCTTGGCGGGTGGGAGCACCGGGTTGCCGGGGGCGCCCTCGTAGGGGCCGGTCACGCGGTCGGCGCGGGCGGCCACCACGCTGTGGTCCACATCGGTGCCGCCCTCGGCGGTGAGCAGAAGATAACTGCCGTCGATCTTGTAGAGGTGCGGGGCTTCCGACCATCGGGCGCCCGGGTGGCTTCCCGACCACAGGACGTGCTCCGGTCCCGTGAGCAGTCGTTCGTGGGGAAGGTATTCGCGCATCCAGATCGCGGTGCGGCCGCCGGCCTCGTCCAGCACGCGGGCGGCGGTGAACCAGGCCCGGCTGCCGCCGCCCCCG
Coding sequences within it:
- a CDS encoding beta-L-arabinofuranosidase domain-containing protein, coding for MPVPPLSRRAVIKATGVAAVAAAVGPVLNTVSATAQTPPVRSDVGVSTFPFDLGQVQLTSSRWLDNQNRTLAYLRFIDVDRLLYNFRANHRLSTNAAAPTGGWDDPAFPFRTHVQGHFLTAWAQAYAAVGDTTCRDKADRMVAELAKCQANNSTAGFSAGYLSGFPEADFTSLEAGTLNNGNVPYYCVHKTMAGLLDVWRLIGNTQARDVLLALAGWVDRRTAALSQSKMQSLMGVEFGGMNEVLADLHQQTGDARWLATAQRFDHAAVFDPLAANLDQLNGLHANTQVPKWIGAVREYKATGTTRYRDIAANAWRICTTSHTYAIGGNSQAEHFRAPNAISGFLAPDTCELCNSYNMLKLTRELWQLDPGRASYFDFYEKVLLNHVIGAQNPADPHGHITYFTPLNPGGRRGKGPAWGGGTWSTDYGTFWCCQGTGIESNTKLMDSIYFHDGSTTLTVNLFLPSVLDWTQRGITVTQTTSYPADDTTTLKVTGGVGGTWSMRVRIPGWTSGATVSVNGVAQTVTASPGTYATLTRSWASGDTVTVKLPMRVALQAANDNPAVAAITYGPAVLAGNYGSTTLSSLPALAPSSITRTSSTSLAFTATANGTKVDLAPFHDAQGFNYTVYWRTDTAGFRLVNAASGLVLGIRDMSTADGGLALQWTDTGTTDHNWVLIVDGAALRLRNVNSGKVLGVQGMSTADNAPILQWADTGTADHRWTVVDAGNGYHKVRNVHTGKLLGIEGGSTANGAAAVQVPDTGAPAGQWQFVPDGARRIQNVASGRVLGVRDMSTADGGLAIQWDDNGTADHLWTAVVDTGGHLRLRNSHSGKVLAVENGDTANGARIVQWADNGTADHRWRLRHGGGDTFRIQCANSSRVLGVSGASTAQGAHTVLWDDNGANDHLWRFI
- a CDS encoding glycoside hydrolase family 43 protein, producing MTTSCDDPVFGDPVLPGFRPDPSVCRVGADYYLVTSSFEWFPGLPVFHSRDLVNWRRIGSALDRASQLDLDGCEPSRGLFAPTIRHHEGVFHLVCTLMDGPGHFVVTATDPAGPWSQPIWLDGEGFDPSLFFDDGPDDGDGDGGGGSRAWFTAARVLDEAGGRTAIWMREYLPHERLLTGPEHVLWSGSHPGARWSEAPHLYKIDGSYLLLTAEGGTDVDHSVVAARADRVTGPYEGAPGNPVLPPAKGPVTCTGHADLVQTPYGDWRAFLLGVRPGSALGRETFLSRITWDDGWPVFSPVDHTDLRRPLHDDFATLAADWSTLRTPPARFWTTGDGLRLQLRPEHLGERTVPSLLARPQEQPDCDVSTELHFVPAAPDEEAGLAVVLDDDTHLLFLRTTEGLSLRHGPEILAGVPVPPGPVRLGVRIRGFSHTFAHAAPNGAWEDLATIEATFLTPLFTSVQLGLYATSNGRPSTSQAHFTWFDITYPSRQEPPGRP